Proteins encoded together in one Nitrospirota bacterium window:
- a CDS encoding DUF2283 domain-containing protein yields MKIYYDDQKDLLYLRFDERPQEVENQRLTEDIVLDIGDEGRIVGIEILDASRHVRLEGILPTHYVKG; encoded by the coding sequence GTGAAGATCTACTATGACGATCAGAAGGATTTACTCTACCTGCGATTCGACGAACGCCCCCAGGAAGTCGAGAATCAGCGTTTGACCGAGGACATTGTGCTTGATATCGGCGATGAGGGAAGGATCGTGGGTATTGAAATCTTGGACGCGTCCCGGCATGTGCGTTTGGAGGGGATTCTGCCTACACACTATGTCAAAGGCTGA